One genomic window of Borreliella garinii includes the following:
- a CDS encoding DUF1893 domain-containing protein, with protein sequence MISGLNPTLRLFKDHKILYSNMERGLKPLLEVDNFINKYIQNKEGLEIYDKVVGKAAAIIIYNIGLQNVQAGVVSQPAKDFLESRGIKVAYKKLVEKINDKAENLIESLENPEEVYKYMIKRGIIVNNL encoded by the coding sequence ATGATATCAGGCTTGAATCCAACATTAAGGTTATTCAAAGATCATAAAATACTTTATTCTAACATGGAAAGGGGATTAAAGCCTCTTTTAGAGGTAGATAATTTTATCAACAAGTATATTCAGAATAAAGAAGGGCTTGAGATTTATGATAAAGTTGTGGGCAAGGCGGCGGCTATTATTATTTATAATATAGGTCTTCAAAATGTTCAAGCTGGGGTTGTTTCTCAACCTGCAAAGGATTTTTTAGAAAGTAGGGGAATAAAAGTAGCTTATAAAAAATTGGTGGAAAAAATAAATGACAAGGCAGAAAACTTGATTGAAAGCTTGGAAAATCCCGAAGAGGTTTATAAATATATGATTAAAAGAGGCATTATAGTTAATAATTTATAA
- the rsmI gene encoding 16S rRNA (cytidine(1402)-2'-O)-methyltransferase: MLYIVGTPIGNLEDITYRAVDVLKSVNVIFAEDTRVTIKLLSRYKINKKMISCNAATENKKIRLLLDYLAKGDSVAFVSDAGTPGLSDPGSLLVAAAFREGYKVCPIPGVSSFNTIVSVNPFRDKSVLFEGFLPNKGLKRFKRIAELYKRGDAFVLLESGHRLLKLLVEISSVSLDAKILIGREMTKIYEEYQIGKPLELKNYFESSKEKVKGEFTILVSRSCS, translated from the coding sequence ATGTTATACATTGTGGGTACGCCAATAGGCAATTTAGAAGATATTACTTATAGAGCGGTTGATGTTTTAAAATCGGTAAATGTTATTTTTGCAGAAGATACAAGAGTCACTATTAAGCTTTTGTCGCGATATAAAATTAATAAAAAAATGATTTCTTGTAATGCCGCAACAGAAAATAAAAAGATAAGATTACTATTGGATTATTTAGCAAAAGGAGATTCTGTTGCTTTTGTTAGTGATGCCGGTACTCCAGGCCTTAGTGATCCTGGTAGTCTGTTAGTTGCCGCTGCTTTTCGAGAGGGATATAAAGTTTGTCCAATTCCTGGAGTAAGCTCTTTTAATACGATTGTAAGCGTTAATCCTTTTAGGGATAAGTCAGTGCTTTTCGAGGGATTTTTGCCTAACAAGGGTCTTAAAAGATTTAAAAGAATTGCTGAGCTATATAAAAGGGGTGATGCATTTGTGTTGCTTGAATCTGGTCATCGACTTTTGAAATTGCTTGTTGAAATTTCTTCCGTTAGTTTAGATGCTAAGATTCTTATTGGTCGAGAGATGACAAAAATTTATGAAGAATATCAAATTGGCAAGCCCTTAGAATTAAAAAATTATTTTGAATCAAGTAAGGAGAAGGTTAAAGGAGAATTTACTATTTTAGTCAGTAGAAGTTGTTCATAA
- a CDS encoding ParA family protein translates to MKIISVINQKGGVGKTTSAINISYSMTLLNKKILLIDIDSQGNSTSGTNTSEYIAENSSYELINKKIKVKPLNHFELDIIPSSIKLALLEKELINELSRENFLKNALTLYEKDKYDFIIIDCPPTLSILTINALIASNYLLIPIETEFFAFEGINQLIDTINTVKQINTNLEILGVFINKYDIRNKSKEKYVSSLKKVFKEKLLNTKIRKNITISKSQEAKMPVYEYDKESNAAKDFLELSKEIIDKIEE, encoded by the coding sequence ATGAAAATAATATCTGTAATTAATCAAAAAGGGGGAGTAGGAAAAACTACAAGCGCTATTAATATTTCTTATTCAATGACCCTCCTTAACAAAAAAATTCTTCTAATAGATATTGATTCACAAGGAAACTCTACTAGCGGCACAAACACTTCAGAATATATAGCCGAAAATTCAAGTTATGAACTTATTAATAAAAAAATTAAGGTCAAACCTTTAAATCATTTTGAATTAGACATAATCCCATCTAGTATAAAATTAGCTTTGCTCGAAAAAGAATTAATAAATGAGCTCTCAAGGGAAAATTTTTTAAAAAATGCATTAACATTATATGAAAAAGATAAATACGATTTTATCATTATCGACTGCCCTCCTACACTTTCAATATTAACTATAAATGCCCTTATTGCAAGTAATTATTTATTAATACCAATTGAAACAGAATTTTTTGCATTTGAAGGTATCAATCAACTAATAGATACAATAAATACAGTAAAGCAAATAAATACAAATTTGGAGATTTTAGGTGTTTTTATAAACAAATACGATATAAGAAACAAAAGTAAAGAAAAATATGTAAGCTCATTAAAAAAAGTTTTTAAAGAAAAACTTTTAAATACAAAAATAAGGAAAAATATAACCATTTCAAAATCTCAAGAAGCAAAAATGCCTGTATATGAATATGACAAAGAAAGCAATGCTGCAAAAGATTTCTTAGAGCTCTCAAAAGAGATAATAGACAAAATTGAGGAATAA
- a CDS encoding nucleoside 2-deoxyribosyltransferase has product MKIYLASPFFNEEQIKLRDEVLKFLEEFNLDVFSPEHHAVKKMGLLEKVDYKFANRDIREKVREIDLKELVSSDIVLALVNYVDAGTAYERGFAFAKKIPSIDFFKDKKDSDFYNLMYSDCNASFSNYKDLREGILTFKELWIKFKGDNESFRTFFDYLKAKLGDKLKKILTTLPVNEKCGC; this is encoded by the coding sequence ATGAAAATTTATTTAGCTTCTCCATTTTTTAATGAAGAGCAAATTAAGCTGAGGGATGAGGTTTTAAAATTTCTTGAAGAGTTTAATTTAGATGTATTTTCTCCAGAGCATCATGCTGTCAAAAAGATGGGACTGCTTGAAAAGGTTGATTATAAGTTTGCCAATAGAGACATAAGAGAGAAAGTAAGAGAAATAGACTTAAAAGAGTTAGTTAGTAGTGACATTGTCTTAGCTTTGGTTAATTATGTTGATGCAGGCACGGCTTATGAGAGGGGATTTGCCTTTGCTAAAAAAATACCAAGCATAGATTTTTTTAAAGACAAAAAAGATTCTGATTTTTATAATTTGATGTATAGCGATTGTAATGCATCTTTTTCTAATTACAAGGATCTTAGGGAAGGAATTTTGACTTTTAAAGAATTGTGGATTAAGTTTAAAGGAGATAATGAAAGTTTTAGGACTTTCTTCGATTATTTAAAAGCTAAATTAGGGGATAAATTGAAAAAAATTCTTACAACTTTACCTGTTAATGAAAAATGTGGTTGTTAA
- a CDS encoding YigZ family protein: MIFVPKNNSNSKIEIKKSIFVSYILNIEKKEDINKTIKKYKIKFKNATHVVYGFRIGNKNSFLHGMSDDREPNLTAGKPTLDAIIHNNLTDTLIITLRYFGGTLLGRGGLIKAYYKSAKEVIKNTPIIEKEELETLSLNLNYNQYNLLLKMKNKLEIEITDSNFSNKINTSIKFKTKNKQKISEFFIKNGLIQEIFKFHKE; this comes from the coding sequence ATGATATTCGTGCCCAAAAACAATAGTAATTCTAAAATTGAAATAAAAAAATCTATCTTTGTTTCATATATTTTAAATATTGAAAAAAAAGAAGATATAAATAAAACTATTAAAAAATATAAAATAAAATTTAAAAATGCTACACATGTAGTTTATGGATTTAGAATTGGAAACAAGAACTCATTCCTCCACGGAATGAGTGATGACAGAGAGCCCAATTTAACAGCCGGAAAACCCACATTAGATGCTATAATACACAACAATTTAACTGATACCTTAATAATCACATTACGATATTTTGGAGGAACTTTACTTGGTAGAGGGGGGCTAATTAAAGCATATTATAAGTCTGCTAAAGAAGTTATTAAAAATACGCCTATAATAGAAAAAGAGGAATTAGAAACTCTAAGTTTAAATTTAAATTACAACCAATACAATTTACTATTAAAAATGAAAAATAAACTTGAAATAGAAATAACAGATTCAAACTTTTCAAACAAAATAAACACTTCAATTAAATTTAAAACAAAAAATAAACAAAAAATATCGGAATTTTTTATAAAAAATGGTTTAATTCAAGAAATTTTCAAGTTTCATAAAGAATAA